CTCTTTATATCTTTAGTAAATTCCGTTGTTACTACAGTGAAACCTCGTTTATACGATTCGCACTTGTACGTTTTTCTCGTTTATACGTAACATTCATTTGGCCCCGGCGGTTTCCGCATATAAACCATGTAGAAAGATTTCATTTCTACGTTTCTCGTTTATACGTTTTTCACACTTATACGAATACTTATTCGGTTCCCGAACGGTATTTTCTATTCACTTATACGTCATTATGACAGCTGATTTTCTGATGGATACTCGCGTTACTGTATTTCATTATCCTACCGCTAGATGGCTGAGCCTAATGTTTCGCTTCGCAACCACTAGATGCCGCGGCTTACAATTTATGCGTATTCGCGTATAAGTTGTCTCGAACAAGTTCTGGCGTGTTCTGGTGTGTAGTGTCACCCAATATCGCGGTACGTCATGGCAAATCCAGCAGGggggaggaaaagaaaagcaatATCGCTGCAGAAGAAGCTGGAAATTTTAAAGGAAGTACATGATAACCCACAAGAACCGAAGATCAGTGTTGCAAAGCGGCTCGGTCTTCCATATTCAACACTGATGACAATTATCGCCAATTCGGCAGACATTAGGTCAAGTACGTCTAAGGCAGGACCTTTAGGCGAGAAAAGAACACGAACTCAAGAGGGCCGATTTTCAGACTTGGACAAAGCATTGCTCACATGGTTCCAACAAAAACGGGCCGCGAACATACCCGTTAGTGGTCCAATGCTGCAAGAGCAAGctttaatttttgcaaaaaaattaaatgtaacTGCTGGCTTCAAAGCATCGGCTGGCTGggtgttcaaatttaaaaaacgatGCGGCATAACCGGCAGAAGTGTTTGCGGGGAAGCTAACAGTGTCGACGAGGCTACTGTAGAGCAGTGGAAGAACATCGATTTGCCTCGAATCATAAAGAACTACGATCTCCGAGATATTTACAACACCGATGAGACAGGTCTGTTTTTCAATCTCCTACCATCTAAAACATTGGCTGAAAAAGGAGACCCCTGTCACGGAGGGAAACAGAGTAAACAGAGACTGACGGTGCTTCTAACAGCGAATGCAGATGGCTCCGATAAACTTCGTCCCTTGGTCATCGGGAAATCACAGAAGCCGCGTTGTTTTAAAGGCGTAAAAAGCTTTCCTACAGAGTACGCAGCAAACAAAAAAGCATGGATGACTGGAGCATTATTTGAGTCGCAGTTAGATAAGCTGAATAACAGAATGCGTCGTGAGAAGAGGAAAGTCTTGTTGTTGCTTGACAACTGTGCCGCTCACCCCCCGGCACTCCGTTTTAGCAAC
This is a stretch of genomic DNA from Neodiprion fabricii isolate iyNeoFabr1 chromosome 2, iyNeoFabr1.1, whole genome shotgun sequence. It encodes these proteins:
- the LOC124175597 gene encoding tigger transposable element-derived protein 6-like, yielding MANPAGGRKRKAISLQKKLEILKEVHDNPQEPKISVAKRLGLPYSTLMTIIANSADIRSSTSKAGPLGEKRTRTQEGRFSDLDKALLTWFQQKRAANIPVSGPMLQEQALIFAKKLNVTAGFKASAGWVFKFKKRCGITGRSVCGEANSVDEATVEQWKNIDLPRIIKNYDLRDIYNTDETGLFFNLLPSKTLAEKGDPCHGGKQSKQRLTVLLTANADGSDKLRPLVIGKSQKPRCFKGVKSFPTEYAANKKAWMTGALFESQLDKLNNRMRREKRKVLLLLDNCAAHPPALRFSNIELAFFPANCTSHQQPLDLGIIAALKAKYRKMLVQRAVAALDAGETMPNLHVLQAMQLTGIAWNQVQSDTIAKCFQNAGVVKANDLDASSNEENELEGFEEPGDWAQVCAGLQFEDFVHYDEDLSTCAVQDDDDIVTEILAQDSDGDSDEIDQTVKEVPVKFCEALSALEITKRYIMSKVIDGKGMQLVSDYERFMYECSLAEKKQATIDSFFEPK